The sequence CGTTGTTGCCAAGGCACGCGAGCGCGCAGATATTCTCGTCAAAGAAAAGCAAGTGATAGTTCCCTAACCGCCGTCTCTTCCGTTCGTGATTCCATCTATGAAAAGTTCCCGTTCCCTGTTGCGTATCATTCTGCCCGCGCTCATTGCTCTCGCCACCGTGAGCGGAGCCCACGCGGCCGAGGGCGCACCAGCCGAGTCCCACAACATCATCCAGGTCATTCTCTCGGGTGGCCCGCTCATCGTCATGATCTGGCTCGCCATCCTTGGCACCTCGATCACGATGGTGACGTTCATCATCCAGCTATTCCTCGTCCTTCGCGATGAGCAGCTCGCTCCCGCCGCTCTCCTCGAGTCGCTCCGCGCTACGATCAGCGCTGGCAACTACCAGGAAGCCTGGGAAATCTGCCGCGCCAACAAGGCCTACATTGCCCTCGTTCTCGGCGGTGCTCTCGAGCGCCTCGGTCGTGGCAAGGATGCTGTTGAGACGGCTCTCATCGAGCACGGACTCCGCGAGGCCCAAGTCCTGAAGACCAAAAACAGCTATCTCTCCGTTATCGGAGTTATCGCACCGATGATCGGACTGCTCGGTACGGTTATCGGAATGATGGGCGCGTTCGCCGTACTCGGTTCCTCGGGTGTGTCGGACCCGCGCCTCCTCGCCACCCGTATCGGTGAAGTGCTCATGGCTACCGCCAGCGGTCTCTTCATCGCTATCCCGGCCTTTATTTTCTACTACTACTTCCGCAACCGCGCGACCATCGTCCTCGTTACCGCCGACGACAAGCTGAACCAGCTCATCGAGGATATCCCGTTCGACGAACTCGGCGGAGTCCGCATCGGTGAGAACTTCGAGGCAGGTGCCGGCGCTCCCGTCACCGGCGCTGGCCGCTCCCGCAAGGTTTCGGTCGCCCTCACCACGAATTGCCCCGTCTGCAACGGTGCCATCCAGCCCGGCCAGAATCCCTGCCCGCATTGCGGCGCCACTCTCGAGTGGGCCTGATAGCATCCGATGTCAGAAGAGGCTCATAGGCGCGGCAAAAAGAAAGTCCGCAAAGCCGATCCCGAGGCCGATCCGGAGTTCCAGATCGCCCCGATGATCGATATTCTCCTCGTTCTCCTGGTGTTCTTTATGTCCATCACCTCCACCGAGGTGCTGCAGTCGAACACCGACGTCGACCTCCCGGTCGCCAAGGAGGCCAAGGAGCCCAAACCGATCAAGGGCGGCCAGATGATCGTCAACATCCTCTTCAGCCCCATCAACAACGCGACCACCTTCGAGGTAAACGAAAAGAACCCCTCGATGAATGAAATCGCGGCGATGCTCTCCAATGAAGTGAATCGCAACCCGCAGTACCGCGTGCTCGTCCGTGCCGACAAGCAGGTCAAGTACGAGGCGATCCGCTCTCTCCTGGAAGCTGTTGGTCGTGCAGGAGTGGGCAATGTCACTTTCTCGGTCGTCGACAAGGACGCCGGAAAACCCCAAGGATAATCACGAGGTAATAAAACTATGGCAGGTGGTGGTGTATCAGAAGACGGAGATGTCGGATTCCAAATCGCACCGATGGTGGACGTGGTGTTCGTGCTCCTTCTCTTCTTCATGGCTTCGGCCGGTTCTCAGATCAAACCCCGCGAGTTGACCATCAACCTCCCGAGTGGCAAGTCTGCCCCGGGTATCGATGTTCCCAAGACTCCTCTCATCATCGACATCTTCCCGGACGGCAAGGTGCAGATGAACAACAAGGTCTACGACACTCCGGGCAGCCGCGAACTTCCCGAGCTCCGGGCCAAGCTCGCCGACACAATCAACAAGTTCGGTGACAAGGACCCCGTCATCATTCGTCCCGATCCGCAGACCCGTCACGATCGGATCATCGACGTGCTTAATGCGGCGGCCGCCTCGGGTGTGAAAAACCTCACGTTCAGCTAGGCGCGCAACGTCAGGGAATTGCTTTTCAAACGCCTCCGTCCTCACCGGGCGGGGGCGTTTTGCTTTCTCGACTTCTCCGGTCTTCTTCGCTAGTCTCCGGTCAACCCCTCAAAATATGGCTGGAAACATTTCCTCGGAAGAAGGAGACGTCGGCTTTCAGATCGCGCCCATGGTGGACGTCGTGTTCGTCCTCTTGTTGTTTTTCATGGCTGCTGCCGGATCTCAGGTCATCAACAAGGAACTCACTGTCACGCTGCCCAGCGGTGCGACCTCCGACCGACCGCAGGAGAAAGTCCCGCTCATCATCGACATCTTTCCCGACGGCAAGGTGCAGATGAACAACAAGGTTTACGACGCGTTTTCCAGCCGGGACCTGCCGGAACTGCAAGCCAAGCTCGCCGAGGCTGTCGCAAAATTCGGCGACAAGGACCCCGTCATCGTGCGTCCCGACCCACAGAGTCGCCACGAACGCATCATGGATGTCCTCAATGCCGCGACCGCAGCGGGTATAAAAAAACTCTCCTTCAGCTAGAACGGAGAGGGGAGGTGGAATCGGCGCTCCCGCCGAGACGGGAGCGCACGAAAAGGAATTCCGAAAACCTTACGGCTTCGTGGTGTAGCTCATCGCGTAATCGAAGAGTTCTTCGTCCTTGAAGAAGCGCTTCAACTCGATTTCCGCGTTCTCCGCGCTGTCGGAGGCATGGGCCACGTTGACCATCACGTCGACGCCAAAGTCGCCGCGGATCGTACCCTTGTCGGCCTTCTTGGAGTCCGTGGGTCCGAGGAGCGTACGCACGCGATCGACTGCGTTGTCACCGGCGACGGCGAGGCCGACCACGGGAGACGACTGCATGAAGGCGACGATCTCGGGGAAGAAGGGCTTCGAGGCCAGGTGCGCGTAATGTTCGTTGAGGATCTCGCTGCTCAGGCGGAAGAGTTTGCATCCGCGGATCTGAAAACCTGCCTCCTCGAAACGCTTGATCACTTCGCCGACCTTGCGGCCAGTCACACAATCGGGTTTGAGAAGAATGAGAGATGTTTGCATCGGCGCGGAAGTCTAGCCGTCCGCCCGCCCTCGGGAAGGAGAATCTTTTGAGGCCTGGTCGTCACGGCAAACCCTGCTCTCCCGTGATGAAGTCCGGATAGGCCGCTCCCGAGTGCTCGGTGAAGTCGAGTCCGAGATCCTGCTCATCCTCGCTGGCTCGTAATCCCACGATCTTGTCGATGAGGAGAAACCCGATGAACGACGCCCCGAAGGCTGCCGCCGTGATGCTGGCCACGCCCAGCGCCTGCACGCCGAGTTGATGCGGGGAAAATCCCGCTTCATTGAAAATCGCCACCGACAGGATACCCCACCAGCCGCAGAAGAGATGCACCGGTACCGCACCGACGGCATCGTCGATCTTGAGTCGTTCCAGCAGGAGCGACCCAAAGGTCGCTATTACGCCGGCGACCAGCCCGATTACCAAAGCCGAGGCCGGGGCGACCAGGTTGCAGTTTGCTGTGATTCCGACCAGTCC comes from Terrimicrobium sacchariphilum and encodes:
- the ndk gene encoding nucleoside-diphosphate kinase — protein: MQTSLILLKPDCVTGRKVGEVIKRFEEAGFQIRGCKLFRLSSEILNEHYAHLASKPFFPEIVAFMQSSPVVGLAVAGDNAVDRVRTLLGPTDSKKADKGTIRGDFGVDVMVNVAHASDSAENAEIELKRFFKDEELFDYAMSYTTKP
- a CDS encoding ExbD/TolR family protein; translation: MSEEAHRRGKKKVRKADPEADPEFQIAPMIDILLVLLVFFMSITSTEVLQSNTDVDLPVAKEAKEPKPIKGGQMIVNILFSPINNATTFEVNEKNPSMNEIAAMLSNEVNRNPQYRVLVRADKQVKYEAIRSLLEAVGRAGVGNVTFSVVDKDAGKPQG
- a CDS encoding ExbD/TolR family protein, with product MAGNISSEEGDVGFQIAPMVDVVFVLLLFFMAAAGSQVINKELTVTLPSGATSDRPQEKVPLIIDIFPDGKVQMNNKVYDAFSSRDLPELQAKLAEAVAKFGDKDPVIVRPDPQSRHERIMDVLNAATAAGIKKLSFS
- a CDS encoding MotA/TolQ/ExbB proton channel family protein; the protein is MKSSRSLLRIILPALIALATVSGAHAAEGAPAESHNIIQVILSGGPLIVMIWLAILGTSITMVTFIIQLFLVLRDEQLAPAALLESLRATISAGNYQEAWEICRANKAYIALVLGGALERLGRGKDAVETALIEHGLREAQVLKTKNSYLSVIGVIAPMIGLLGTVIGMMGAFAVLGSSGVSDPRLLATRIGEVLMATASGLFIAIPAFIFYYYFRNRATIVLVTADDKLNQLIEDIPFDELGGVRIGENFEAGAGAPVTGAGRSRKVSVALTTNCPVCNGAIQPGQNPCPHCGATLEWA
- a CDS encoding ExbD/TolR family protein — protein: MAGGGVSEDGDVGFQIAPMVDVVFVLLLFFMASAGSQIKPRELTINLPSGKSAPGIDVPKTPLIIDIFPDGKVQMNNKVYDTPGSRELPELRAKLADTINKFGDKDPVIIRPDPQTRHDRIIDVLNAAAASGVKNLTFS